The Kitasatospora paranensis genome has a window encoding:
- a CDS encoding ricin-type beta-trefoil lectin domain protein yields the protein MAAHRARRWSLGGLVLLVSTALVAAILVSVSSTGASRASAAVGAQTWSDEFDGASGTGPDRAKWTLETGGSGNGNHELQYYTNSTANAALDGQGHLVLTARKNTDPGLSCWYGQCQYTSARLNTAQSFTQSHGHFEARIKIPRGQGVWPAFWMLGSDIGTVGWPNSGEIDVMENIGKEPGTVHGTIHGPGYSGAGGLGAGYTLPGGAAFADAFHVFAVDWSPTGITWSVDGHAYETRTPADAGGNKWVFDHPFFVILNLAIGGDWPGSPDGATAFPQTMTVDYVRASAWNDGGGTGTGTTGAIKGIGGMCADVAGGSSADGTPIQLHNCTGSPAQQWTVGTDGTVRALGKCLDVSGGSTADGAVVQLYTCNGTNAQKWTYTAAHDLTNTGANKCLDAKGNSSADGTRLQTWTCTGGANQKWTLG from the coding sequence ATGGCTGCTCATCGTGCTCGCCGATGGTCCCTCGGTGGACTTGTCCTGCTCGTATCAACCGCGTTGGTCGCGGCGATCCTCGTGTCGGTGAGCAGCACCGGCGCCTCCCGGGCCAGTGCCGCGGTCGGGGCCCAGACCTGGTCGGACGAGTTCGACGGCGCGTCCGGCACAGGCCCGGACCGCGCGAAGTGGACCCTGGAGACCGGCGGTTCCGGCAACGGCAACCACGAGCTGCAGTACTACACCAACAGCACCGCGAACGCCGCGCTGGACGGCCAGGGCCACCTGGTGCTCACCGCGCGCAAGAACACCGACCCGGGCCTGAGCTGCTGGTACGGCCAGTGTCAGTACACCTCGGCCCGGCTGAACACCGCGCAGTCCTTCACCCAGTCCCACGGCCACTTCGAGGCCCGGATCAAGATCCCGCGCGGTCAGGGCGTGTGGCCCGCGTTCTGGATGCTCGGCTCGGACATCGGCACCGTCGGCTGGCCGAACAGCGGTGAGATCGACGTGATGGAGAACATCGGCAAGGAGCCGGGCACCGTCCACGGCACGATCCACGGCCCCGGGTACTCCGGCGCGGGCGGCCTGGGCGCCGGCTACACCCTCCCCGGTGGTGCGGCCTTCGCGGACGCCTTCCACGTCTTCGCCGTCGACTGGAGCCCGACCGGCATCACCTGGTCGGTCGACGGACACGCCTACGAGACCCGCACCCCCGCCGACGCGGGCGGCAACAAGTGGGTCTTCGACCACCCCTTCTTCGTCATCCTGAACCTGGCGATCGGCGGCGACTGGCCGGGCAGCCCGGACGGCGCCACCGCGTTCCCGCAGACCATGACGGTCGACTACGTCCGCGCCTCGGCCTGGAACGACGGCGGCGGCACGGGCACCGGCACCACCGGCGCGATCAAGGGCATCGGCGGGATGTGCGCGGACGTCGCGGGCGGCTCCAGCGCCGACGGGACCCCGATCCAGCTGCACAACTGCACCGGAAGCCCGGCCCAGCAGTGGACGGTCGGCACCGACGGCACGGTACGGGCCCTGGGCAAGTGCCTGGATGTGTCGGGCGGTTCCACCGCCGACGGCGCCGTCGTGCAGCTGTACACCTGCAACGGCACCAACGCCCAGAAGTGGACGTACACCGCGGCCCACGACCTGACCAACACCGGCGCGAACAAGTGCCTCGACGCCAAGGGCAATTCGTCCGCGGACGGCACCCGGCTGCAGACCTGGACCTGCACGGGCGGCGCCAACCAGAAGTGGACCCTGGGCTGA
- a CDS encoding glycoside hydrolase family 64 protein: MTARHQRPISRRKLLTASAGMALAVPAAAWWLQTSADASTATTLPLDLVNTTGNNTVYAYVLGRDPAAGGNWAFIQADGSSLYHPPSPANDQTPLGVDCAIALNASGAGARSVTLPHLDSGRIYFSVGAKLTFLLNRGGGLALPSVSNPSDPNTAVRHDFCEFTYNTDQLYANITFVDMVCLPISFQLQTGQGTQTVRGLPADGLAKVAAGLRAQSAADGSDWSRLIVSSGGSDLRVLSPNLAIRGNSALFAGYFDDYVNKVWDKYRGTDLRIDTQFTWGTAVGRVSGDQLNFPGVGSFGKPSTLSIFSCSDAPFTTGNDEMGNLSARLAAALNRTTLLDNPNQPTGENPAAFYTAARTNHYARILHTTTPDGLGYAFPYDDVHPAGVDFEGKVQSGTPSRFTITVGGTAGGGGNPTPTPTPTPTATSPGGVSAFGTIQAESFSAQSGTAVEACSDTGGGQDVGWLANGDWLKYSAVNFGSAGATRFSARVASGAAAGVSGLVEVRIGSPTATPLGSFALASTGGWQTWSTVPASLTKVTGTQDVYLTFTSGQPADFVNLNWFTFG, encoded by the coding sequence ATGACGGCACGTCACCAACGCCCCATCAGCCGCCGCAAGCTGCTCACCGCCTCTGCCGGAATGGCCCTGGCCGTCCCCGCGGCAGCCTGGTGGCTGCAGACCAGCGCCGACGCCTCGACCGCCACGACCCTCCCGCTGGACCTCGTCAACACCACCGGCAACAACACCGTCTACGCCTACGTGCTGGGCCGCGACCCGGCGGCCGGCGGCAACTGGGCCTTCATCCAGGCCGACGGCTCCAGCCTCTACCACCCGCCGTCCCCGGCGAACGACCAGACCCCGCTGGGTGTCGACTGTGCCATCGCCCTCAACGCCTCCGGCGCGGGAGCCCGTTCGGTCACCCTCCCTCACCTGGACAGCGGCCGCATCTACTTCTCCGTCGGCGCCAAGCTCACCTTCCTGCTGAACCGCGGCGGCGGCCTCGCGCTGCCGTCGGTGAGCAACCCTTCCGACCCCAACACCGCCGTGCGGCACGACTTCTGCGAGTTCACCTACAACACCGACCAGCTGTACGCGAACATCACCTTCGTCGACATGGTCTGCCTGCCGATCTCCTTCCAACTGCAGACCGGGCAGGGCACCCAGACCGTCCGCGGCCTGCCCGCCGACGGCCTGGCCAAGGTCGCCGCCGGGCTGCGCGCCCAGTCGGCCGCCGACGGCAGCGACTGGAGCCGGCTGATCGTCAGCAGCGGCGGCTCCGACCTGCGGGTCCTCAGCCCCAACCTCGCCATCCGCGGCAACAGTGCGCTCTTCGCGGGCTACTTCGACGACTACGTGAACAAGGTCTGGGACAAGTACCGCGGCACCGACCTGCGGATCGACACCCAGTTCACCTGGGGCACCGCCGTCGGCCGGGTCTCCGGGGACCAGCTGAACTTCCCCGGCGTGGGCAGCTTCGGCAAGCCGTCCACCCTCTCGATCTTCTCCTGCAGCGACGCGCCCTTCACCACCGGCAACGACGAGATGGGCAACCTCAGCGCCCGGCTGGCCGCCGCTCTCAACCGCACCACGCTGCTGGACAACCCGAACCAGCCGACCGGTGAGAACCCCGCCGCCTTCTACACCGCCGCCCGGACGAACCACTACGCCCGGATCCTGCACACCACCACCCCCGACGGCCTCGGCTACGCCTTCCCCTACGACGACGTCCACCCGGCCGGGGTGGACTTCGAGGGCAAGGTGCAGTCCGGCACCCCGAGCCGGTTCACCATCACCGTCGGCGGCACGGCGGGCGGGGGAGGCAACCCCACGCCGACCCCGACACCCACCCCCACGGCCACCTCGCCGGGCGGTGTGAGCGCCTTCGGCACCATCCAGGCCGAGTCGTTCAGCGCCCAGTCCGGTACGGCCGTGGAGGCCTGCTCCGACACCGGCGGCGGCCAGGACGTGGGCTGGCTGGCCAATGGCGACTGGCTGAAGTACTCCGCCGTCAACTTCGGGAGCGCCGGGGCCACCCGCTTCAGCGCGCGCGTCGCCTCCGGTGCCGCCGCGGGCGTGAGCGGTCTCGTGGAGGTCCGCATCGGGAGCCCCACGGCGACCCCGCTCGGCAGCTTCGCCCTCGCCTCCACGGGCGGCTGGCAGACCTGGAGCACCGTGCCCGCATCCCTGACCAAGGTCACCGGGACGCAGGACGTCTACCTGACCTTCACCAGCGGACAGCCGGCCGACTTCGTCAACCTCAACTGGTTCACCTTCGGGTAG
- a CDS encoding aldo/keto reductase produces the protein MRRTGHRLRAVPPAGRPAPAAGRGIGRRRPRPRHHPRQTALAWLLHRSPTVLLIPGTSSVAHLHENIAAGAVDLPERALRTLAAIGAH, from the coding sequence GTGCGCCGAACAGGGCATCGCCTACGTGCCGTTCCACCCGCTGGGAGGCCTGCGCCCGCTGCAGGCCGAGGCATTGGACGGCGTCGCCCGCGACCTCGGCATCACCCCCGCCAGACCGCGCTGGCGTGGCTGCTGCACCGGTCCCCGACCGTCCTGCTCATCCCCGGCACCTCCTCGGTCGCCCACCTGCACGAGAACATCGCCGCGGGCGCCGTCGACCTGCCCGAGCGGGCGCTGCGCACCCTCGCCGCGATCGGCGCCCACTGA
- a CDS encoding heme-binding protein — protein sequence MRKTTVRTRVLAGAVAVAALGTVAVGAVSAGAGTGSGAATAVPVAAATAGTADLTTSAHLSVDAATRAARAALEAAQKNGQRVSVAVVDRDGNTVVALWGDGAGPQSPESARRKAFTAVSWNAPTSDLAKRLTQSPGLKDIPGTLFLAGAVPVTAKGAPVAAVGVAGAPSGDLDEQFARAGAQALSR from the coding sequence ATGAGGAAGACGACAGTGCGGACCCGTGTGCTGGCCGGTGCGGTGGCGGTGGCGGCGCTGGGCACGGTGGCCGTCGGTGCGGTCTCCGCAGGCGCCGGCACCGGGTCGGGCGCGGCGACCGCCGTCCCGGTGGCCGCGGCGACGGCCGGGACCGCCGACCTGACCACCTCCGCGCACCTGTCGGTGGACGCCGCCACCCGCGCAGCCCGGGCAGCCCTGGAGGCGGCGCAGAAGAACGGGCAACGGGTGTCGGTCGCGGTGGTCGACCGCGACGGGAACACCGTCGTCGCGCTGTGGGGCGACGGAGCGGGCCCGCAGTCGCCCGAGTCCGCCCGGCGGAAGGCGTTCACCGCGGTGTCCTGGAACGCCCCCACCTCCGACCTCGCCAAGCGGCTGACCCAGTCGCCCGGCCTCAAGGACATCCCCGGCACGCTCTTCCTGGCCGGCGCAGTGCCGGTCACCGCGAAGGGGGCGCCGGTCGCCGCCGTCGGCGTGGCCGGCGCCCCCAGCGGTGACCTGGACGAGCAGTTCGCCCGCGCCGGGGCACAGGCCCTGTCCCGCTGA
- the bla gene encoding class A beta-lactamase has protein sequence MTIRETRPSRRAVLALGTGAALATGLALGDRAYASASADESTYAGLEQLEREHAARLGVFALNPATGRTVLYRADESFPLCSVFKGVAAAAVLRDLDRDGEALARRIHYTQADIDAAQYTPDTGRPENLAQGMTVEQLCASAVGHSDNLAGNLLLRELGGPTAITRFCRSIGDGRTRLDRWEPDLNSAEPWRTTDTTSPRAIGTTYARLLLGDVLPPRDRRRLTGWLIANTTNTARFRAGLPADWILADKTGGGNQYGVANDVGVVRPPDGPPLVMAVLTTTLAAAGPSDNMLVQRTAELLADALT, from the coding sequence GTGACCATCCGAGAGACCCGTCCGTCCCGCCGCGCGGTCCTGGCGCTCGGCACCGGCGCGGCGCTCGCGACCGGACTCGCCCTGGGTGACCGGGCCTACGCGTCGGCGTCCGCCGACGAGTCGACGTACGCAGGGCTGGAGCAGCTGGAACGGGAGCACGCCGCCCGCCTCGGCGTCTTCGCCCTGAACCCGGCCACCGGCCGGACCGTGCTGTACCGCGCGGACGAGTCGTTCCCGCTCTGTTCGGTGTTCAAGGGTGTGGCCGCCGCAGCGGTCCTCCGGGACCTCGACCGGGACGGCGAGGCGCTGGCCCGGCGGATCCACTACACCCAGGCGGACATCGACGCCGCGCAGTACACCCCCGACACCGGCAGGCCCGAGAACCTGGCCCAGGGCATGACCGTCGAGCAGCTGTGCGCCTCCGCGGTCGGCCACAGCGACAACCTGGCGGGGAACCTCCTGCTCAGGGAGCTGGGCGGCCCGACGGCGATCACCCGGTTCTGCCGCTCCATCGGGGACGGCCGGACCAGGCTGGACCGCTGGGAGCCCGACCTGAACTCTGCGGAGCCGTGGCGGACGACCGACACCACCAGCCCGCGCGCCATCGGGACGACCTACGCACGCCTCCTCCTCGGCGACGTGCTGCCGCCCAGGGACAGGCGGCGGCTGACCGGCTGGCTGATCGCCAACACCACCAACACCGCGCGCTTCCGTGCCGGGCTCCCCGCGGACTGGATCCTGGCGGACAAGACCGGCGGCGGCAACCAGTACGGCGTGGCGAACGACGTGGGCGTCGTCCGGCCGCCCGACGGGCCACCGCTCGTGATGGCCGTCCTGACGACGACCCTCGCCGCGGCCGGTCCGAGTGACAACATGCTCGTCCAGCGGACGGCGGAGCTGCTCGCGGACGCCCTCACCTGA
- a CDS encoding TIGR03617 family F420-dependent LLM class oxidoreductase → MTDTAAGPLRLDAIAPEGVGRIVAAAREAENRGLDRFTMSETAHNPFLQLARAADRTASIELATGVAIAFARTPMALAYEAWGLHEASGGRAVIGLGSQVKPHILRRYGMPWDRPVARMKEYVGAVRAIWNSWQTGERLAFRGEFYTHTLMTPVFDPGPVAQGTPPILLAGVGPLMTAAAGAVADGLVCHPFSSLPYLTGTVLPGVLAARAKAEAEGAAWTSRPFEVVGSVLTATGRTEEELAANRVLIRERIAFYASTPAYRGVLDTHGWGGLHEELHRLSVRGRWQEMGELIDDEVFDAFAVAGEPAEAAREIHRRYAGRVTRLSVSGPSEADPDLMLDVLAAVRALG, encoded by the coding sequence ATGACCGACACCGCCGCAGGGCCGCTGCGCCTCGACGCGATCGCGCCCGAGGGCGTGGGGCGGATCGTCGCGGCCGCGCGGGAGGCGGAGAACCGCGGACTGGACCGCTTCACCATGTCCGAGACCGCGCACAACCCCTTCCTCCAACTCGCCCGCGCCGCCGACCGCACTGCGTCGATCGAGCTCGCCACCGGCGTTGCCATCGCGTTCGCCCGCACGCCGATGGCCCTGGCCTACGAGGCCTGGGGCCTGCACGAGGCCTCCGGCGGACGGGCCGTCATCGGCCTCGGCTCCCAGGTGAAGCCGCACATCCTGCGCCGCTACGGCATGCCCTGGGACCGCCCGGTCGCCCGGATGAAGGAGTACGTGGGCGCCGTCCGGGCGATCTGGAACAGCTGGCAGACCGGCGAACGGCTGGCCTTCCGCGGCGAGTTCTACACCCACACGCTGATGACCCCGGTCTTCGACCCGGGCCCGGTCGCGCAGGGCACCCCGCCGATCCTGCTGGCCGGCGTCGGACCACTGATGACCGCTGCCGCCGGTGCCGTCGCGGACGGTCTGGTCTGCCACCCCTTCTCCTCCCTGCCCTACCTGACCGGCACCGTCCTGCCGGGCGTGCTGGCGGCCCGGGCGAAGGCCGAGGCCGAGGGCGCGGCCTGGACCTCCCGCCCGTTCGAGGTGGTGGGCAGTGTGCTGACCGCGACCGGCCGCACCGAGGAGGAGCTCGCCGCCAACCGCGTCCTGATCCGGGAGCGGATCGCCTTCTACGCCTCCACACCCGCCTACCGGGGCGTCCTCGACACCCACGGCTGGGGCGGGCTGCACGAGGAGCTGCACCGGCTGTCCGTCCGGGGCCGCTGGCAGGAGATGGGCGAGCTGATCGACGACGAGGTGTTCGACGCCTTCGCCGTCGCGGGTGAACCGGCGGAGGCCGCCCGGGAGATCCACCGCCGCTACGCCGGACGCGTCACACGGCTGTCCGTCAGCGGCCCGTCGGAGGCCGACCCCGACCTGATGCTCGACGTCCTCGCCGCCGTCCGCGCCCTGGGCTGA
- a CDS encoding lamin tail domain-containing protein: protein MLAATPASAAPADDIRINEVVTTGSVNDSIELYNKGTAAVDVSGWILKDDNDSSKYKIATGTTLAAGTFRAFDVHSSFGLGSSDKARLYLADGTTLVDSFSWSSHSAPSWSRCPDGTGAFAQAASLTLGAANACGGGSGGNTTPVAWPGSSSVATADAANVFGTDLSGLYQEGGVMWGAQNSGKLWRLVPNGSGGWQPDTANGWSSGKTLRFTNGSGTPDDEGVTLTGAGSAGGVYVSSERNGDSSGTSRLSVLRYDVSGTGTTLTAAKEWNLTADLPAVGSNLGLEGITWIPDAALTGAGFKDATTGAAYDPNGYGAHTGGVFFVGVEGTGMIYGYVLQDSGAFTRIASVSSGMAAVMELQWEPQASRLWVVCDNTCSGQHRTMQIGTSGALTVTAVYNRPTGMADLNNEGFSVAGAGECVGGSKPVYWADDDNDSSHALRKGSITC from the coding sequence ATGCTGGCCGCCACCCCGGCCTCCGCGGCGCCGGCCGACGACATCCGGATCAACGAGGTGGTGACCACCGGATCGGTCAACGACTCGATCGAGCTCTACAACAAGGGCACCGCGGCCGTCGACGTCTCGGGCTGGATCCTCAAGGACGACAACGACAGCTCGAAGTACAAGATCGCCACCGGGACCACACTCGCCGCCGGGACGTTCCGCGCCTTCGACGTCCACTCCTCGTTCGGCCTCGGCTCCAGCGACAAGGCGCGCCTCTACCTCGCGGACGGCACCACCCTGGTCGACAGCTTCAGCTGGAGCAGCCACTCCGCCCCGTCCTGGTCCCGCTGCCCCGACGGCACCGGCGCGTTCGCCCAGGCCGCGTCGCTGACCCTCGGTGCGGCCAACGCCTGCGGCGGCGGCAGCGGCGGGAACACCACCCCGGTGGCGTGGCCGGGCAGCAGCTCCGTCGCCACCGCGGACGCCGCGAACGTCTTCGGCACCGACCTCAGCGGCCTGTACCAGGAGGGCGGGGTGATGTGGGGCGCCCAGAACAGCGGGAAGCTCTGGCGCCTCGTCCCGAACGGCTCCGGCGGCTGGCAGCCCGACACCGCCAACGGCTGGAGCTCCGGCAAGACCCTCCGCTTCACCAACGGCTCCGGCACCCCCGACGACGAGGGCGTCACCCTCACCGGCGCCGGCTCCGCGGGCGGCGTGTACGTCTCCAGCGAGCGCAACGGCGACTCCTCCGGCACCAGCCGCCTGTCGGTGCTCCGCTACGACGTCAGCGGCACGGGCACGACGCTGACCGCCGCCAAGGAGTGGAACCTGACCGCCGACCTGCCGGCCGTCGGCTCCAACCTCGGTCTCGAAGGCATCACCTGGATCCCCGACGCCGCCCTGACCGGCGCCGGCTTCAAGGACGCGACGACCGGAGCGGCCTACGACCCGAACGGGTACGGCGCCCACACCGGCGGCGTGTTCTTCGTCGGCGTCGAGGGCACCGGCATGATCTACGGCTACGTGCTCCAGGACAGCGGCGCGTTCACCCGGATCGCCTCCGTGAGCAGCGGCATGGCCGCCGTCATGGAACTCCAGTGGGAGCCGCAGGCGTCCCGCCTCTGGGTGGTCTGCGACAACACCTGCAGTGGCCAGCACCGGACGATGCAGATCGGCACCTCGGGCGCCCTCACCGTCACCGCGGTCTACAACCGTCCGACCGGCATGGCCGACCTCAACAACGAGGGCTTCTCGGTGGCCGGCGCCGGCGAGTGCGTCGGCGGCTCCAAGCCGGTCTACTGGGCCGACGACGACAACGACAGCAGCCACGCACTGCGCAAGGGCAGCATCACCTGCTGA
- a CDS encoding sensor histidine kinase, producing the protein MTGTKRDEEGAVQPTPKDGAGRDARRLALVFDGVFLLLLGASLVRYLGHHGRTAAAPWVVGLSAALAVLQPVGSRLSSRVPPKSAGGEARGGRTAAVAVLGAVTALWATLVVAAPSFAWCAVPILYTALRTLPARAAIPLVATLTALVTVGQARLPDADPTLLVLPPAVAVLATAVFLSMQRQNDRQRALVDDLVRTRRDLAATERREGTLAERERLAREIHDTLAQGLSSQQMLLQAADLVWDGDPVTARRHVHTAASVAARNLAEARGFVHDLAPAELTDHGLDQALRSLAGRQGAESGLPVRFHLEGTPVPLPDGAQAALLRIAQGALANVREHAAASTAVLTLSYLGDQAVLDVADDGRGFTGSGDARTGRGHGLPAMRARLRQLGGTLTVETAPGEGTVLSAAIPLHTAPSAAPAPRPDSAPAPAPVSAGAGPAARHAAQRRTA; encoded by the coding sequence GTGACGGGAACGAAGCGGGACGAGGAGGGCGCGGTGCAGCCGACCCCGAAGGACGGTGCGGGCCGCGACGCGCGACGGCTGGCGCTGGTGTTCGACGGGGTGTTCCTGCTGCTGCTCGGCGCCTCGCTCGTCCGCTACCTCGGTCACCACGGCCGCACCGCCGCGGCGCCGTGGGTCGTCGGGCTGTCCGCAGCCCTCGCCGTGCTCCAGCCTGTCGGCTCCCGGCTGTCGTCCCGCGTCCCGCCGAAGTCCGCCGGCGGCGAGGCACGCGGCGGCCGCACGGCCGCGGTCGCCGTGCTGGGCGCGGTGACGGCGCTCTGGGCGACCCTGGTGGTGGCGGCGCCGAGCTTCGCCTGGTGCGCCGTCCCGATCCTCTACACCGCGTTGCGCACCCTGCCCGCCCGGGCGGCGATCCCGCTCGTGGCAACCCTCACCGCCCTGGTCACGGTCGGACAGGCCCGGCTGCCGGATGCGGACCCGACCCTGCTCGTCCTGCCGCCGGCCGTGGCCGTGCTCGCCACCGCCGTGTTCCTGTCCATGCAGCGGCAGAACGACCGGCAGCGTGCCCTGGTCGACGACCTCGTCCGCACTCGCCGCGACCTCGCGGCCACCGAGCGCCGCGAGGGCACCCTCGCCGAGCGCGAGCGGCTGGCCCGCGAGATCCACGACACCCTCGCCCAGGGCCTGTCCAGTCAGCAGATGCTCCTCCAGGCCGCCGACCTGGTCTGGGACGGCGACCCGGTCACCGCCCGCCGGCACGTGCACACCGCCGCGTCCGTCGCCGCGCGCAACCTCGCCGAGGCCCGCGGCTTCGTCCACGACCTCGCGCCCGCCGAACTGACCGACCATGGCCTCGACCAGGCGCTGCGCTCCCTCGCCGGCCGCCAGGGCGCCGAGAGCGGCCTGCCGGTCCGCTTCCACCTCGAAGGCACGCCGGTGCCGCTGCCGGACGGCGCGCAGGCCGCGCTGCTGCGCATCGCGCAGGGCGCGCTCGCCAACGTGCGCGAGCACGCCGCGGCGTCCACGGCCGTGCTGACCCTCTCCTACCTCGGCGACCAGGCCGTGCTCGACGTCGCCGACGACGGCCGCGGCTTCACCGGGAGCGGCGACGCCCGTACCGGCCGCGGACACGGCCTGCCCGCGATGCGCGCCCGGCTGCGCCAGCTCGGCGGCACACTCACCGTGGAGACCGCTCCCGGTGAGGGAACGGTCCTGTCCGCGGCGATCCCGCTGCACACCGCCCCCTCCGCAGCCCCCGCTCCTCGTCCGGACTCCGCGCCCGCGCCGGCGCCGGTCTCCGCCGGGGCCGGGCCCGCGGCACGCCACGCTGCGCAGCGGCGGACGGCATGA
- a CDS encoding SOS response-associated peptidase, protein MCGRYVSTTGPQDLVNLFGVTRWDPEETLAPDYNVAPTADVWAVLDRLDKDTDIVQRRLRALRWGLVPSWAKDPSVGSRMINARVETVHEKPAYRKAFATRRCLLPADGFYEWTALPAVAGGKPRKQPYFIAPADGSLMAMAGLYEFWRDRARPEDDAGAWLTTVTIITTEARDAAGRIHDRMPLAIDPADVDAWLDPSRTDPDELRALLHTPAGGELSATPVSTAVNSVRNNGPHLLDPVPDPA, encoded by the coding sequence GTGTGCGGCCGCTACGTCTCGACGACAGGTCCGCAGGACCTGGTCAACCTGTTCGGTGTGACCCGGTGGGATCCGGAGGAGACGCTGGCACCGGACTACAACGTCGCCCCCACCGCCGACGTGTGGGCCGTGCTGGACCGGCTGGACAAGGACACGGACATCGTCCAGCGCCGCCTGAGAGCGCTCCGCTGGGGGCTGGTGCCGTCCTGGGCGAAGGACCCGTCGGTCGGTTCGCGGATGATCAACGCACGGGTGGAGACCGTCCACGAGAAGCCCGCGTACCGCAAGGCGTTCGCCACGCGGCGCTGTCTGCTGCCGGCGGACGGCTTCTACGAATGGACGGCCCTGCCGGCTGTGGCGGGAGGCAAGCCCCGCAAGCAGCCGTACTTCATCGCCCCCGCGGACGGCAGCCTGATGGCGATGGCCGGCCTGTACGAGTTCTGGCGCGACAGGGCCCGCCCGGAGGACGACGCCGGGGCCTGGCTCACCACGGTCACCATCATCACCACCGAGGCGCGGGATGCCGCGGGCCGCATCCACGACCGGATGCCGCTGGCCATCGACCCGGCCGACGTGGACGCCTGGCTCGACCCCTCCCGCACCGACCCCGACGAACTCCGCGCGCTGCTCCACACGCCGGCCGGCGGCGAACTCTCCGCCACCCCCGTCTCCACCGCCGTGAACAGCGTCCGCAACAACGGCCCCCACCTGCTGGATCCCGTCCCGGATCCGGCCTGA
- a CDS encoding ArsR/SmtB family transcription factor — MPAELSFSAGDVAQVRFAVSPMWEIGTGFKLVNSGSTHAVHRPWVEQVRPRVVAAGLDRGWLAELIPPSGYVPDFLNPAPDGPAPALAEELAGILATSGARVRRDLDRLQQEQGLRGPRLRALYAAPEAGLARLAEEIETYWELAVAPFWARIRAVLDADVFHRARLAAEHGTGYLLNDLHPEVSWDDRALRLARRRRMLSRPTAGAGLLLIPSAFTGPEPLTRVRPPEPPQLAYPARGTGALWDSPPAGSTDALAAVLGRSRTRLLAELGAPASTTELSRRTGLSPAAVSQCLTALRAAGMVSAHRAGRSVLYARTAVADAVLATVGP; from the coding sequence GTGCCGGCAGAACTGTCCTTCTCCGCAGGCGATGTGGCGCAGGTACGGTTCGCCGTGTCGCCGATGTGGGAGATCGGGACTGGCTTCAAGCTGGTGAACTCCGGCTCCACGCACGCCGTGCACCGGCCGTGGGTGGAGCAGGTCCGACCGCGGGTGGTTGCCGCCGGGCTGGACAGGGGCTGGCTCGCCGAGCTGATCCCGCCGTCGGGGTACGTCCCGGACTTCCTCAATCCGGCGCCCGACGGGCCCGCCCCTGCGCTGGCCGAGGAGCTGGCCGGGATCCTGGCCACCTCCGGTGCCCGGGTACGCCGGGACCTCGACCGTCTCCAGCAGGAACAGGGGCTCCGCGGACCACGGTTGCGGGCACTGTACGCGGCCCCCGAGGCCGGTCTGGCCCGGCTGGCGGAGGAGATCGAGACCTACTGGGAACTGGCCGTGGCCCCCTTCTGGGCCCGGATCAGGGCCGTGCTCGACGCCGACGTCTTCCACCGGGCCCGGCTGGCCGCCGAGCACGGCACCGGATACCTCCTCAACGACCTGCACCCTGAGGTGAGTTGGGACGACCGTGCACTCCGCCTGGCCCGCCGGCGGCGGATGCTCTCCCGGCCCACGGCGGGGGCGGGGCTGCTCCTGATCCCCTCCGCCTTCACCGGGCCCGAGCCGCTCACCCGGGTGCGTCCCCCCGAGCCGCCGCAACTCGCGTACCCGGCACGTGGCACCGGCGCGCTGTGGGACTCCCCGCCCGCCGGGAGCACCGATGCGCTGGCCGCCGTCCTCGGCCGTTCCCGCACGCGGCTGCTGGCCGAGCTGGGGGCGCCGGCCTCGACCACCGAGCTCTCCCGCCGCACCGGACTCTCCCCCGCCGCAGTGTCCCAGTGCCTGACCGCTCTGCGGGCCGCCGGGATGGTCAGCGCCCACCGGGCCGGCCGCTCGGTGCTGTACGCGCGGACCGCGGTCGCCGACGCCGTCCTCGCGACCGTCGGCCCGTAG